The following are encoded together in the Thermococcus sibiricus MM 739 genome:
- a CDS encoding Mov34/MPN/PAD-1 family protein, translated as MKIKIRGELLDYLIQLAKDFYPNEFGGFLREKNGIFEEVLIIPKGYFGKESIYFDTWLLPHDENIKGTVHSHPGPSPRPSQVDKKFFSKFGGVHLIIAYPFEAWNIKAYNSDGLEVKIEIID; from the coding sequence ATGAAAATAAAAATTAGAGGAGAACTACTCGACTATCTCATCCAGTTAGCGAAGGACTTTTATCCTAATGAATTTGGGGGATTTCTAAGAGAGAAAAATGGGATTTTTGAAGAAGTTCTTATAATTCCAAAGGGATACTTCGGGAAAGAATCAATATATTTTGATACGTGGCTCCTTCCTCATGATGAGAATATAAAAGGAACTGTCCATTCACATCCTGGGCCCTCTCCAAGGCCCTCCCAAGTAGATAAAAAGTTTTTCTCCAAATTCGGAGGTGTTCATCTGATAATTGCATACCCATTTGAAGCATGGAATATTAAAGCATACAACAGTGACGGCCTTGAGGTCAAGATAGAAATTATCGATTAG
- a CDS encoding ArsR/SmtB family transcription factor — protein MQKCLASCEILDLEEEIETEISPELTNFIKVLSNPIRAGIIKMLKKRWMCVCLIAKALNQDQTLISHHLRTLKNMNLLHERREGKLRFYKTNMEELKKYLSILEKELF, from the coding sequence GTGCAAAAATGTCTAGCTTCCTGTGAAATACTTGATCTAGAAGAAGAAATAGAAACTGAGATTTCTCCCGAACTTACAAACTTCATCAAGGTTCTCTCAAATCCAATAAGAGCGGGGATAATAAAAATGCTCAAGAAAAGATGGATGTGCGTATGTTTAATAGCAAAAGCATTGAACCAAGACCAAACTCTCATAAGCCATCACTTGAGGACATTGAAAAACATGAATTTGTTACACGAAAGAAGAGAAGGCAAATTAAGATTCTACAAAACAAATATGGAAGAACTTAAGAAATACCTCTCTATATTGGAGAAGGAATTATTTTAA
- a CDS encoding MazG nucleotide pyrophosphohydrolase domain-containing protein, which produces MKNLQEKVDSLIKEFGGYWEPFAMLAAVIEELGELSNEILKLEDIKTSKEIPKVEEELGDVLFALFCIANYYNIDVEKALNKTIIKYSSRDKERRNFSTP; this is translated from the coding sequence ATGAAAAACCTCCAAGAAAAAGTTGATAGTCTCATAAAAGAATTTGGTGGATATTGGGAGCCTTTTGCAATGCTTGCTGCAGTTATAGAAGAACTTGGAGAGCTTTCTAATGAGATACTAAAACTAGAAGATATAAAAACTTCTAAAGAAATCCCCAAGGTCGAAGAAGAACTTGGAGATGTGTTATTTGCCCTCTTCTGTATTGCTAATTACTACAACATTGATGTAGAAAAGGCTCTTAATAAAACAATTATTAAATATTCTTCCAGAGATAAAGAAAGACGAAATTTTTCCACCCCATAA
- a CDS encoding Lrp/AsnC family transcriptional regulator, which yields MKNKIDKFDLQIMSVLAKNARVNYRQLAELLNTTRQRVARRLERLEREGTIKKYTIIPDFDKLGYLYVAIGISIKPGTSIEKIIETLKEDDDVKVIQRAIGYHQLIVHIVAPKNMKEIEKKIHELSKKVEGLEGMDMSFVTDIVKFELV from the coding sequence ATGAAAAACAAAATCGATAAATTCGATTTACAAATTATGAGTGTGCTGGCAAAAAATGCCCGTGTAAATTATAGACAACTTGCAGAACTTCTAAATACAACTCGACAGAGGGTCGCTAGGCGCTTAGAAAGACTCGAAAGAGAGGGAACAATAAAGAAATACACTATAATTCCTGATTTTGACAAATTGGGTTATCTTTATGTAGCTATTGGAATTTCAATAAAACCTGGTACTTCAATTGAAAAGATTATTGAAACCCTAAAAGAAGATGATGATGTTAAAGTTATCCAAAGAGCCATTGGATATCACCAATTAATAGTTCATATAGTAGCTCCTAAAAACATGAAAGAAATTGAGAAAAAGATCCACGAGCTTTCTAAAAAAGTAGAAGGATTGGAAGGTATGGACATGAGTTTTGTAACAGATATAGTGAAATTCGAGCTCGTCTAA
- a CDS encoding DUF92 domain-containing protein produces the protein MDTIIIAIIGILGVMAYKFRALDGKGTLAAAFLGVFTLELGGIYPFLALLTFVIFGILATKYKFSEKIKKGIAQEGKGIRSWRNVFGNGLAALIFLIVEYYTKQDIFWAATFSAIATANADTLASELGKIWGKHPRIITTLEPALPGDEGAVSLQGEVAALIGGFAIALFALFLTQNKTEIFVAVTLGGFLGCNIDSVIGATLERKGLVNNHHTNFLATLLGGIAGALIFFLL, from the coding sequence ATGGACACAATAATCATAGCAATCATCGGGATTCTTGGAGTTATGGCCTACAAGTTTAGAGCATTGGATGGAAAAGGGACATTAGCAGCTGCCTTCTTAGGAGTGTTCACTCTAGAATTAGGGGGTATATACCCATTCCTTGCTCTCTTAACCTTCGTGATTTTTGGGATACTGGCCACTAAGTATAAGTTCTCCGAAAAAATTAAAAAAGGGATCGCACAAGAAGGCAAAGGAATCAGAAGCTGGAGAAATGTTTTTGGGAATGGTCTGGCTGCATTAATATTTTTGATAGTCGAATACTATACAAAACAAGATATTTTCTGGGCCGCCACGTTCTCTGCAATAGCCACTGCAAACGCTGATACCCTTGCGAGTGAATTAGGGAAAATTTGGGGAAAGCATCCAAGAATCATAACGACTTTAGAACCAGCTTTACCGGGAGATGAAGGAGCTGTATCTCTCCAAGGAGAAGTAGCAGCTTTAATCGGAGGGTTTGCTATAGCACTCTTTGCACTCTTCCTCACTCAAAATAAGACTGAAATATTTGTAGCCGTAACTCTTGGAGGGTTTTTGGGTTGTAATATAGATAGCGTTATAGGGGCAACACTTGAAAGAAAAGGACTTGTAAATAACCACCATACAAACTTCTTGGCAACCCTCTTAGGAGGAATTGCTGGAGCACTAATTTTCTTCTTGTTGTGA
- a CDS encoding 30S ribosomal protein S3ae produces the protein MAKVNPRKRAAAAKDKWKLKDWYIVYAPEFFGNVEIGLTPADEPEKVKGRIIETTLRDVTGDFTKGHVKLYFRIHDVKGQNAYTKFKGHKLARSYIRSLVRRRTTRIDGIFNVTTKDGYKLRVMGMVIAIRRIQSSQERAVREVMEDLIRKKAEELTFTEFVLEAVNGKMGAELAREAKKIYPLKRAEIRKIKVLAEPEA, from the coding sequence ATGGCAAAGGTTAACCCAAGAAAAAGAGCTGCTGCTGCAAAAGATAAGTGGAAGCTTAAGGACTGGTATATTGTATATGCTCCAGAATTTTTTGGAAATGTCGAAATAGGACTTACTCCAGCAGATGAACCTGAAAAGGTCAAGGGCAGAATTATTGAAACTACATTAAGGGATGTGACTGGGGATTTTACAAAGGGTCATGTTAAACTTTATTTCAGAATTCACGATGTTAAAGGCCAAAACGCATACACCAAGTTTAAAGGACATAAGCTTGCCAGGAGTTACATAAGGAGTCTTGTGAGAAGGAGAACTACAAGAATAGATGGTATCTTTAATGTCACGACTAAAGATGGTTACAAGCTTAGAGTTATGGGCATGGTCATTGCTATAAGGAGAATCCAAAGCAGCCAGGAGAGAGCAGTTAGAGAAGTCATGGAGGATTTGATTCGTAAGAAAGCTGAGGAATTAACGTTCACTGAATTTGTTTTAGAGGCAGTTAATGGAAAAATGGGTGCTGAATTAGCAAGAGAGGCAAAGAAGATCTATCCACTTAAAAGGGCTGAGATAAGGAAGATAAAAGTGCTCGCTGAACCTGAAGCATGA
- a CDS encoding KEOPS complex subunit Pcc1 has product MEIKAKAEIVWEYKSEKIARAIAGAVDVDNLNLPKNFKFKTHCEDNRVITKVKYLGEIESLIVALDDLVFSIKIAEDVIKK; this is encoded by the coding sequence ATGGAAATTAAGGCCAAGGCGGAGATAGTGTGGGAATATAAAAGTGAGAAAATCGCCCGGGCTATAGCTGGGGCGGTAGATGTCGATAATCTAAATTTACCAAAAAACTTTAAATTTAAAACTCACTGCGAAGATAATAGAGTCATAACAAAAGTTAAATACCTTGGTGAGATTGAAAGCTTGATAGTGGCGCTGGATGATTTAGTGTTTTCAATCAAGATCGCTGAGGATGTCATAAAGAAGTGA
- a CDS encoding DHHA1 domain-containing protein, giving the protein MDKNAFLEKVREGAELIKMHIELGHSIRIISHRDADGITAGAILAKAIAREGADFHLSIVKQLSEDLIKELAEEDQKIYIFSDLGSGSIRFIERYLADATVVIADHHPPEDGEIEQENHVIVNPTQFGADSVRDLSGSGVAYFITKALNEKNKDLSYLALVGAVGDMQEVDGQFHGINVEIIDDAKKLELIELRKEIRLFGRETRTLAQMLAYASNPELPGITGDLRNAIEFLRSKGFDPDVNYWQLKEEEKRKLHDALVIHLIKNNASKEDIDRLIGDVILIRKYPEGDPRHEAREFATLLNATGRLNMGALGVAICLGDEKAFRDALKLVEEYKKEQIEMRKYLIQNWNSAIEKDHAYVFYAGKNIKDTMVGIAATIAINAQLTNPEKPVVVLADSEEDGLIKGSARTTKRGIEKGYNLGEALRRAAEVLGGEGGGHAIAAGIRIPKDKLDEFTELIDKLLGQQNSSGDNNGN; this is encoded by the coding sequence ATGGATAAAAATGCATTCTTAGAAAAGGTTAGGGAAGGAGCAGAACTAATAAAAATGCACATTGAGTTAGGTCATAGTATACGTATAATCTCCCATAGAGACGCTGATGGTATCACTGCGGGAGCTATCCTAGCCAAAGCTATAGCAAGAGAAGGTGCAGATTTTCATTTAAGCATCGTTAAACAGCTTAGTGAGGATCTTATAAAAGAACTTGCCGAAGAAGATCAAAAGATATATATTTTCAGTGATCTCGGAAGTGGTTCCATAAGGTTTATTGAGAGATATCTAGCTGATGCTACTGTAGTAATAGCTGATCATCATCCCCCCGAAGATGGAGAGATTGAACAAGAAAATCATGTTATTGTGAACCCTACCCAGTTTGGAGCAGATAGTGTTAGAGATCTTAGTGGTTCAGGGGTGGCTTACTTCATCACAAAGGCACTAAATGAGAAAAACAAAGACTTGAGTTACTTAGCTTTGGTTGGAGCAGTTGGGGATATGCAAGAAGTTGATGGTCAGTTTCACGGGATAAACGTTGAAATAATAGATGATGCAAAGAAACTTGAATTAATAGAATTGCGTAAAGAAATACGTCTTTTTGGAAGAGAAACTCGAACTTTGGCTCAAATGCTTGCATATGCATCGAATCCAGAGTTACCTGGGATAACAGGAGATTTGAGGAATGCCATAGAATTTCTACGGAGTAAGGGGTTTGATCCTGACGTGAATTACTGGCAGCTCAAAGAAGAGGAGAAAAGGAAATTGCATGATGCACTAGTAATTCATCTGATTAAAAACAATGCATCCAAAGAAGATATAGATAGGCTCATAGGAGACGTGATTTTGATTAGAAAATATCCCGAAGGTGATCCAAGACATGAGGCAAGGGAGTTTGCTACTTTACTAAATGCGACTGGGAGGCTCAACATGGGAGCTTTAGGAGTTGCAATATGTCTAGGAGATGAAAAAGCATTTAGAGATGCACTAAAACTTGTGGAGGAGTACAAGAAGGAACAAATAGAAATGAGGAAATACCTCATCCAAAATTGGAACAGTGCGATTGAGAAAGATCATGCTTACGTGTTTTATGCAGGTAAGAACATCAAAGATACGATGGTGGGGATAGCTGCTACAATAGCAATAAATGCCCAATTAACAAATCCAGAAAAACCAGTAGTAGTTTTAGCAGATAGTGAGGAAGATGGGCTTATTAAAGGGTCAGCTAGAACAACAAAAAGAGGAATTGAAAAGGGCTATAACCTTGGAGAGGCCCTAAGAAGGGCTGCAGAAGTACTGGGAGGCGAAGGTGGAGGTCATGCTATAGCTGCAGGGATAAGAATTCCAAAAGATAAGCTAGATGAGTTCACTGAACTTATAGATAAGCTCCTTGGGCAGCAAAACTCAAGTGGTGACAACAATGGAAATTAA
- a CDS encoding 30S ribosomal protein S15, which translates to MARLHARKRGKSGSKKPPRTAPPTWVDYTAEEVENLVVKLRKDGHSVAMIGTILRDQYGIPSVRLITGKKITKILEENNLAPELPEDLMFLIRKAVKLRKHLEQHPKDLHSRRGLQLTESKIRRLVKYYRETGRLPANWRYDPEQAKLLVR; encoded by the coding sequence ATGGCAAGGTTACATGCGAGGAAAAGGGGAAAATCTGGATCAAAAAAGCCACCAAGGACAGCACCACCCACTTGGGTGGATTATACAGCTGAAGAAGTGGAGAATCTCGTTGTTAAGCTTAGGAAGGATGGTCATAGTGTTGCTATGATAGGAACTATCCTGAGGGACCAGTATGGTATCCCCAGTGTTAGGCTGATTACTGGAAAGAAGATAACCAAAATTCTAGAAGAAAACAATCTTGCCCCAGAGTTACCGGAGGATTTGATGTTCCTCATTAGAAAGGCAGTTAAATTAAGGAAACATCTGGAGCAACATCCAAAAGATCTTCACTCAAGAAGAGGACTTCAACTCACAGAAAGCAAAATCAGAAGACTTGTTAAGTACTACAGAGAAACTGGAAGGTTACCAGCCAATTGGAGATATGATCCAGAGCAAGCAAAATTGCTTGTGCGCTGA
- the cas6 gene encoding CRISPR-associated endoribonuclease Cas6 — protein sequence MRIEIKLKPENKNLIVPFNYNDEIHDQLLEKIFLAAPDLAKILQTEYKDYFTFSRIMIREREIIPEEGIKVLSDDVSLYISSSLNEIIKSIAEGFVSNPILKIGKATFSMVKIEILREPPISDGTLFSTLSPIVVRTAKFEDNKVKIWDLYPNNEGFQDKLRKVMLTKFSEIYGNLPEDTDFHIDVIKFKPVRIKVGKNYYRGSLMVFRYYGSKEIGKFGYENGFGDKTSYGFGMVKVIDEEEE from the coding sequence ATGAGAATTGAAATCAAGCTCAAGCCAGAAAATAAGAATCTGATAGTTCCATTCAATTACAATGATGAAATCCATGATCAGTTGTTAGAAAAAATCTTCCTTGCAGCGCCTGACTTGGCCAAAATATTACAAACAGAGTACAAAGATTATTTTACATTCTCCCGGATAATGATCAGAGAAAGAGAAATAATCCCCGAAGAGGGGATAAAAGTTCTTTCAGATGACGTCTCACTTTATATTTCTTCATCACTAAATGAGATCATAAAATCCATTGCAGAAGGCTTTGTTTCCAATCCTATCCTCAAAATCGGTAAAGCTACCTTCTCAATGGTAAAAATTGAAATACTCAGAGAACCCCCAATATCCGATGGAACATTATTCTCAACCTTAAGTCCTATTGTCGTTAGAACTGCCAAGTTTGAAGATAACAAAGTAAAAATCTGGGATTTATACCCTAACAATGAGGGGTTCCAAGACAAACTTCGAAAGGTAATGCTCACCAAGTTCTCAGAGATATATGGAAACCTCCCGGAAGACACAGATTTTCATATAGATGTCATAAAATTCAAACCAGTTAGGATAAAAGTAGGCAAAAACTATTATCGAGGCTCACTTATGGTATTCAGATACTATGGATCAAAAGAAATAGGGAAATTTGGCTATGAAAATGGATTTGGAGACAAAACAAGCTATGGATTTGGAATGGTTAAAGTAATTGATGAAGAAGAAGAATGA
- a CDS encoding MraY family glycosyltransferase, translated as MITAIIGFLISLVLTPYIASLMRKAGIVGRDIHKLDRPEVPEMGGLSLLISLPLSLVVVLNGDLAKALLVFLAFGVIGVLDDIANLKQSHKVILSLLVSLGVLALPLDTKVNLLLFSIELGVLYYLFSILFVTGAANLVNLLAGFNGLEVGTSVIALFFLGLTTSGDAQVLAFTGVAVGLGFLWWNKYPAKVFPGDTGTLSLGALIGVVGILGKVELFTAILLLPHFLDFLLKTRIRFKGRPLGKTEVFEDGTLKAPPYLSFLGIIMRMKKVKEYQLVAIVWGIETFLGVILLLHQLL; from the coding sequence ATGATAACGGCGATTATTGGGTTCCTCATTTCCTTGGTCTTAACTCCTTATATTGCATCCCTAATGAGAAAAGCAGGGATTGTAGGTAGGGATATTCATAAACTCGATAGGCCAGAAGTCCCGGAAATGGGAGGGTTATCTTTATTGATTTCCCTTCCGCTTAGTTTAGTTGTAGTTTTGAATGGAGACCTGGCTAAGGCTCTTCTAGTTTTTTTGGCTTTTGGAGTCATTGGAGTACTTGATGACATAGCCAATCTGAAACAGTCTCACAAAGTGATATTATCTCTGTTGGTATCACTTGGCGTTTTAGCTCTTCCTTTGGATACTAAAGTGAATCTTTTGTTGTTTTCAATTGAACTGGGAGTTCTTTATTATCTTTTTTCAATTCTCTTTGTAACGGGGGCTGCAAACTTAGTGAACTTATTGGCCGGATTTAATGGTTTAGAAGTAGGAACATCAGTAATAGCCCTTTTCTTTTTAGGATTAACTACTTCTGGAGACGCTCAAGTTTTGGCATTTACTGGGGTAGCAGTGGGTCTAGGCTTTTTATGGTGGAATAAATACCCGGCAAAGGTTTTCCCAGGGGATACTGGTACATTGTCATTGGGAGCTTTGATAGGAGTTGTAGGAATTCTAGGGAAAGTGGAGCTCTTTACTGCTATACTTCTTCTTCCTCACTTCTTAGATTTCCTCTTAAAAACAAGAATCAGGTTCAAAGGGAGGCCTTTGGGTAAAACTGAAGTTTTTGAAGATGGGACCCTTAAGGCCCCTCCCTACTTAAGTTTTCTAGGTATCATAATGAGGATGAAAAAAGTGAAAGAATACCAGCTTGTCGCAATAGTGTGGGGGATAGAAACCTTTTTAGGGGTCATTCTTCTTCTTCATCAATTACTTTAA
- a CDS encoding glycosyltransferase, which translates to MDVQLVVFDLDGTLIGASMDFTEIKRKLRNKLLEEGIPEELIGDLTPMYETLVQISQKTGISFEHLHSFLVNLEVERSKESYLFEGARELLEFLKDKGLKLALMTRSSRKATEFTLKKHKIKEFFNLIITRDDVSWKDVKPNNGHLKVILDYFRIPSTKVVVVGDHGYDLIPAKALGTLSVLITSNESGRMSFKIDEEATFEVKTIKEAIDLFKRLLNTYVVVPAYNEEKTIGNVLEDLLKYFKEKEIIVVNDGSKDRTKEIAIEKGVVVLSHLVNRGLGGALGTGIRYALLKGAEIIITFDADGQHLVEDALKVMKPVIEGKADFAIGSRLKGDISQMPFVKKIGNFALDFITFIFAKNYIADSQSGLRCLNRQCASKIKITCDRYAVSSEILIEASRHKCKIIEVPIRAIYTEYTKKKGTNVLEGVKIAFNLLLDKLR; encoded by the coding sequence ATGGATGTGCAGTTGGTAGTCTTTGATCTCGATGGAACCCTCATAGGTGCTTCGATGGATTTCACAGAAATAAAAAGGAAACTCCGAAATAAACTGTTAGAAGAGGGAATACCAGAAGAACTAATAGGTGATTTAACACCAATGTATGAAACCCTTGTCCAAATCTCCCAAAAAACAGGAATATCTTTTGAACATCTGCACTCATTTCTTGTTAACCTTGAAGTGGAAAGATCCAAAGAAAGTTACCTTTTTGAAGGGGCAAGAGAACTTCTTGAGTTCTTGAAGGATAAAGGGTTGAAATTAGCACTAATGACAAGGAGTTCACGAAAAGCTACTGAATTCACTTTAAAAAAACATAAGATCAAAGAGTTCTTCAATCTCATAATTACACGAGATGATGTCTCTTGGAAAGACGTAAAACCAAATAATGGTCATCTCAAGGTCATTTTGGATTACTTTAGGATTCCTTCTACAAAAGTAGTGGTAGTTGGAGATCATGGGTACGATCTGATTCCTGCAAAAGCTTTAGGCACACTAAGTGTCCTTATAACATCTAACGAAAGTGGTAGAATGAGCTTTAAGATAGATGAAGAAGCCACTTTTGAAGTAAAAACAATAAAAGAAGCAATTGACCTCTTCAAACGTTTGCTTAACACCTATGTTGTGGTCCCAGCCTATAATGAAGAAAAAACTATTGGAAATGTCCTTGAAGATCTTTTGAAATACTTCAAAGAAAAAGAGATTATTGTTGTGAATGATGGAAGCAAAGACAGAACAAAGGAAATAGCGATAGAAAAAGGAGTTGTAGTGTTAAGCCACCTAGTTAACAGAGGCCTTGGAGGTGCATTAGGAACTGGGATACGATATGCGCTCTTAAAGGGGGCCGAAATCATCATAACTTTTGATGCTGATGGTCAACATTTGGTAGAAGACGCATTGAAGGTTATGAAACCAGTTATTGAAGGAAAAGCAGATTTTGCTATTGGTTCCAGACTAAAGGGGGATATAAGTCAAATGCCCTTTGTAAAGAAAATTGGAAATTTTGCACTCGATTTTATCACTTTTATATTTGCGAAGAACTATATTGCAGATTCACAAAGTGGATTACGGTGCCTAAATCGCCAATGTGCATCCAAAATAAAGATCACTTGTGATCGATATGCAGTTTCAAGTGAAATACTAATAGAGGCCTCAAGACATAAATGCAAAATTATAGAAGTACCTATAAGAGCAATTTATACAGAATATACCAAGAAGAAAGGAACTAACGTGTTAGAAGGTGTTAAAATAGCATTTAACTTACTCTTAGATAAACTGAGGTGA
- a CDS encoding DUF2304 domain-containing protein, with translation MYAIQYIALLIISGLIIYLIGKYGKKELDWQDLILWESLLLIMLVISLKPIEISMTIKRLLGLGRGLDALFVVSIGLSYLILFRLYMTIDKTEREITELTRQIAIEFQDIKEELKKLEKQSTPPENSL, from the coding sequence ATGTATGCTATACAGTATATTGCCCTCCTAATAATTTCCGGCCTTATAATTTACTTAATAGGGAAATATGGGAAGAAAGAGCTCGACTGGCAAGATTTGATACTTTGGGAAAGCTTATTGCTGATCATGTTAGTTATTTCATTAAAGCCCATAGAAATATCTATGACCATAAAAAGACTCTTAGGACTTGGAAGGGGCCTAGATGCACTTTTTGTAGTCTCAATCGGGTTAAGTTACTTAATATTATTTAGGTTGTATATGACAATTGACAAAACAGAAAGAGAAATAACTGAACTCACCAGACAAATAGCAATCGAATTTCAAGATATTAAGGAAGAACTTAAAAAGCTTGAAAAACAATCTACTCCTCCAGAAAATTCTCTTTAA
- a CDS encoding deoxycytidylate deaminase, translated as MEVEIILNKEKAENIKKVRPTKDEYFMLIAKLVGLRATCPRLKVGAVAVKDGYILATGYNGAPRNMDHCIDVGCLVVDGHCHRAVHAEQNVIAMAARKGISLEGATLYVTHFPCDTCFKLLVNAGIREIIYEDIYPNKATELLLKEAQEKGIVKIRQFKVPKERVKLFLEELFKENFLEE; from the coding sequence ATGGAAGTGGAGATAATTCTAAACAAAGAAAAAGCAGAGAATATAAAAAAGGTGCGCCCAACAAAGGATGAGTATTTTATGCTTATTGCGAAGCTTGTGGGACTTAGGGCCACATGTCCAAGGCTCAAGGTTGGGGCTGTAGCTGTTAAGGATGGTTATATATTAGCAACAGGTTATAATGGGGCTCCGAGGAATATGGACCATTGTATTGATGTGGGGTGTCTGGTAGTTGATGGACATTGTCACAGGGCGGTTCATGCTGAACAAAATGTCATAGCGATGGCCGCTAGAAAAGGAATAAGCTTGGAAGGTGCAACACTATACGTGACTCACTTTCCATGTGACACATGTTTTAAATTGCTGGTAAACGCTGGGATTAGGGAAATAATCTATGAGGACATTTATCCAAACAAAGCCACTGAGCTTCTTTTGAAAGAGGCACAAGAAAAAGGAATTGTAAAAATAAGACAGTTCAAAGTTCCTAAAGAGAGAGTCAAATTATTTTTGGAGGAGTTGTTTAAAGAGAATTTTCTGGAGGAGTAG
- a CDS encoding M48 family metallopeptidase translates to MLRLIFLAQLLMTLLYLGKFGLVIILVTFFALMILYLWTTRKFLRKNQNLLSFEEMPWLYDGIVRMANKAGIATPDIYILDDYIPNAYSFGNSIVLSLGLFEVLDEDGILAVTAHEIGHIKNRDTVIFPLVSYIRYLMIPMVVLNALFSKSLMVALASVMLYILYEVERVHYLRKREFKADDTALRLVSRPLSLKEALEELRYYEDLRINVKVSEVPSIEPGIERKYHNPIFATHPSYDERIWRIMAEVDIMTLNERIFN, encoded by the coding sequence ATGCTTAGATTGATATTTCTGGCCCAACTGTTGATGACATTGCTGTATCTTGGTAAATTTGGGTTAGTTATTATTCTAGTCACTTTTTTTGCCCTTATGATTCTGTACCTGTGGACAACCAGAAAATTCCTTAGAAAGAATCAAAATTTGCTATCATTTGAGGAGATGCCATGGCTTTATGATGGCATAGTTCGGATGGCAAATAAGGCCGGAATAGCAACTCCCGACATTTATATTCTTGATGACTATATACCAAATGCGTATTCTTTCGGAAACTCCATAGTACTATCATTGGGTTTGTTTGAGGTACTTGACGAAGACGGTATTTTAGCAGTGACAGCTCATGAGATAGGTCACATAAAGAATAGAGATACTGTCATTTTCCCGCTGGTTTCATACATCAGGTATTTGATGATACCTATGGTGGTATTGAATGCTCTCTTTTCTAAGAGTTTAATGGTAGCTCTGGCATCGGTTATGCTTTACATCCTTTATGAGGTTGAAAGGGTACACTACCTAAGAAAAAGAGAATTTAAAGCAGATGACACTGCATTACGTTTAGTCTCAAGGCCATTGTCCCTAAAAGAGGCCCTTGAGGAGTTAAGGTATTATGAGGATCTGAGAATAAATGTAAAGGTCTCAGAAGTACCTTCGATAGAGCCGGGGATTGAGAGGAAATATCATAATCCTATTTTCGCTACTCATCCAAGTTATGATGAGAGAATTTGGAGAATAATGGCAGAAGTTGATATAATGACTTTGAATGAAAGGATATTTAATTAG
- a CDS encoding BlaI/MecI/CopY family transcriptional regulator — protein MEPHEFKINEEGLKAILPPMEAEIMEYMWRVKVATAGEVYDHLKKRHESLRRSTVSILMNRLCERGLLKRKVDTGRGGMKYVYSVATSKEEFEKKVVESILNSLMNNFKEATVAYLSKIKK, from the coding sequence ATGGAACCTCACGAATTCAAGATCAATGAGGAAGGTTTAAAAGCGATTCTTCCTCCGATGGAAGCAGAAATAATGGAGTATATGTGGAGAGTTAAAGTGGCTACTGCTGGAGAAGTCTATGATCATCTTAAAAAAAGACATGAAAGCCTGAGACGTTCTACAGTAAGCATATTGATGAACAGGTTATGTGAAAGAGGGCTGCTGAAAAGAAAAGTAGATACTGGAAGAGGTGGTATGAAGTACGTATATAGTGTAGCTACGAGCAAAGAAGAGTTTGAGAAAAAAGTGGTTGAAAGTATACTCAATTCTCTCATGAACAACTTTAAAGAGGCAACTGTGGCTTATCTATCAAAAATAAAGAAGTGA